CGCGTAGGGTTGGCGGGGTGCGACATGGGCGCCTGCTCCATTCTTCCGCGTTTGATTGGACAAGGACGTGCCGCGGAGTTGCTGTACAGTGGTCGCAGCCTCGGCGGCGACGAAGCGCTCAGTTGGGGGTTCTTGAATCGTGTGGCGGAGCCCGAGGCGCTGTTCACCGCCAGTGTCACCTGGGCGCAGGAGATTGCCGCGGGCCCGAGCTTTGGCCACGCGATGACCAAGAAGATGTTGCATCAGGAGTGGGCCATGGGCGTGGACGAGGCGATTGAATCCGAAGCGCAGGCGCAGGCGATCTGCATGATGACACAGGATTTCCATCGCGCGTATCACGCCTTTGTGGCCAAGGCGCGCCCTGAGTTCCAAGGAGACTGACCATGGCGGCGACGCAGCATCAGCAGTTGCAACATCTGCAGTGGCCGTTTTTTGATGCGCGACATCGCGAACTCGCGGCGTCGCTCGACACGTGGTGCGCCACACATCTCGATCAGGCGCACGGCGCGGACGTGGATACCGCCTGTCTCGCCCTCGTGCGCTCGCTTGGCGAGGGCGGCTGGTTGCGTCACGCGGTGGCGGGTCAGGCGTTTGGTGGTGCCACCGAGACGATCGACACGAGGGCGGTGTGCCTGCTGCGTGAAACGTTGGCCCGTTACAGCGGGCTCGCGGATTTTGCCTTTGCCATGCAGGGGCTCGGCTCCGGTGCCATCTCGCTGGCAGGCACGGAGGCACAGCGCGCGCAGTATCTCCCCCGCGTGGCGAGCGGCGCCGCCGTGGCGGCATTCGCGCTCTCCGAACCCGCGGCCGGATCGGACGTGGCCGCCCTTCAGTGTGCCGCCACGAAAGATGGAACTGCCTATGTGCTGAATGGCGAGAAGACCTGGATCTCCAATGGCGGCATCGCCGATTTCTACGTGGTGTTTGCGCGCACGGGTGAAGCGCCGGGCTCACGCGGGATCAGTGCGTTTATTGTGGATGCCGGACTTCCCGGATTTGAGATTACGGAACGCATTCAGGTGATCGCCCCGCACCCACTGGCTCGGGTGACGTTCACGAACTGCCGCGTGGCCGCGTCGCAGATGGTCGGCGCGCCGGGGGAAGGATTCAAAGTGGCAATGCGCACGCTCGACGTGTTCCGTACGTCGGTGGCCGCGGCGGCCGTGGGGTTTGCGCGGCGCGCGTTGCACGAAGGCGTTGCGCACGCCAAGCAGCGTGCGATGTTCGGCGGCACGCTCGCTGAGTTACCGCTGACGCAGGCCAAGCTGGCCGACATGGCCTGCACCGTCGACAGCTCGGCGCTCCTCGTGTACCGCGCCGCGTGGCAGCGCGATCAAGGACAGACCATTACGCGCGAAGCCGCCATCGCCAAACTCATGGCCACCGAGGGAGCGCAACGCGTGATTGATGCCGCCGTTCAACTGCACGGTGGCCGCGGTGTGCGGAGCGGTGAAATAGTGGAATCGCTGTACCGTGAAATTCGGGCGTTGCGCATTTACGAAGGCGCGTCAGAGGTGCAACAATTGATCATCGGCCGAGAGCTCCTCAAATGAACACGACCGCGCACCTCGACTCCTTTGCTCGCGACCACTTGCCGGCGCCGGCGCTCTGGCCGGAATTAATCTTTGAACTCCCCGAGTTGCAGTTTCCGGACCGATTGAACTGCGCGCACGAACTGCTCGATGCATGGATCGAGCGCGGCGAGGGAGACAGACTCTGTCTGCAGGGACTCGGCGTCCGTTGGAGTTATGCCGAGTTGCAGGCACGTGCCAATGCCATTGCCCAGGTACTGGTGGACGACATGGGACTCGTCCCCGGCAACCGTGTGTTGTTGCGCGGCGCCAACTCGCCGCAGCTCGCCGCGTGCTGGTTTGCGGTACAGAAAGCGGGCGGCATTGCGGTGGCCACAATGCCGCTGCTCCGCGCCAAGGAACTGTGTCAGGTGCTCGACAAAGCGCAGGTCACGCACGCGCTATGCGACGCACGGCTCAGCGACGAACTCGCGGTGGCGCAGCAGCAGTCGCCGACGCTCCGGCAGGTGCAGTTTTTTCACAGCGCCGAGCCAAGCGGCCTCGAGGCACGTGCGAGCACAAAGAGTGGTCAGTTCACCAACATCGATACCGCGTCCGATGACTGCTCGCTGATTGCCTTTACGTCTGGTACCACCGGTCAGCCGAAGGGCACGATGCATTTTCATCGTGACGTACTCGCCATCTGCCGTTGCTGGCCACCGCACGTGCTCAAGCCCACGGCGGACGACGTGTTCATTGGCAGTCCGCCTCTCGCTTTCACCTTTGGACTTGGCGGGCTGCTGCTTTTCCCAATGACCGTGGGCGCCTCCTCCGTGCTGCTCGAGAAGGCCTCACCCGACACGCTGCTCGCGGCCATTCCGCAGTATCGGGCCACCGTGCTCTTTACCGCACCCACCTCGTACCGCGTGATGGCTACGCAAGCCGCACAACACGACCTGACCAGTCTGCGGAAGTGCGTGAGCGCCGGCGAAACACTGCCGGCGGCCACCCGACAACTCTGGAAAGACGCCACGGGCATTGAGCTGATTGACGGCATTGGCTCCACGGAGTTGTTGCACATTTTTATTTCTCATACCGAGGCGCAGGCGCGCCCGGGTGCGACCGGCGTGCCGGTGCCAGGATATCGCGCGTGCGTCATCGACGAACAGGGCAACGTTCTCCCCGCCGGAAAAATTGGGCGACTGGCCGTCAAAGGTCCCACCGGCTGCCGCTACCTGGCCGACGATCGGCAGCAACACTACGTGCTCAACGGGTGGAACCTCACGGGCGACGCGTACTCTGTGGATGACGACGGCTTTTTTGTTTACCAGTCCCGCACCGACGATATGATCATCTCGGGCGGCTATAACATTGCCGGACCCGAGGTGGAGGCGGCGCTGTTAGCGCATCCCGCGGTCGCCGAATGTGCGGTGATCGGCGAGGCCACCGAGGAACGCGGGCAGATTGTGAAGGCCGTGGTGGTGCTGCGCGACGGGTTCGAGGCGGGGCCCGCCATGATCAAGACGTTGCAGGATTTTGTGAAAGCCAGCATTGCGCCGTACAAATACCCGCGCGCGGTTGAGTTCCGCACCAGCCTCCCGCGTACCGAAACGGGCAAGTTGCAACGCTTTCGTTTGCGCGGTCCCGACGCATGACCGCGCCAGCGCATTGCATCCAAGCGGTCGACGAATCGGCGACGCGGCGACATGCCAAGTACGCCAACGACCAACACTTTACTGAGGTTTGAGCCATGCAGGTTGTGTTTGAACGCCAGGACCTCGTTCGGTTTGGCCACTGCGATCCGGCTGGCATCGTCTACTTTCCGCGCTACTTCGAGATGCTCAATGCGTTGATCGAAGACTGGTTCACCGAAGGGCTTGGGGTGGACTTT
The genomic region above belongs to Gemmatimonadota bacterium and contains:
- a CDS encoding acyl-CoA dehydrogenase family protein codes for the protein MAATQHQQLQHLQWPFFDARHRELAASLDTWCATHLDQAHGADVDTACLALVRSLGEGGWLRHAVAGQAFGGATETIDTRAVCLLRETLARYSGLADFAFAMQGLGSGAISLAGTEAQRAQYLPRVASGAAVAAFALSEPAAGSDVAALQCAATKDGTAYVLNGEKTWISNGGIADFYVVFARTGEAPGSRGISAFIVDAGLPGFEITERIQVIAPHPLARVTFTNCRVAASQMVGAPGEGFKVAMRTLDVFRTSVAAAAVGFARRALHEGVAHAKQRAMFGGTLAELPLTQAKLADMACTVDSSALLVYRAAWQRDQGQTITREAAIAKLMATEGAQRVIDAAVQLHGGRGVRSGEIVESLYREIRALRIYEGASEVQQLIIGRELLK
- a CDS encoding AMP-binding protein gives rise to the protein MNTTAHLDSFARDHLPAPALWPELIFELPELQFPDRLNCAHELLDAWIERGEGDRLCLQGLGVRWSYAELQARANAIAQVLVDDMGLVPGNRVLLRGANSPQLAACWFAVQKAGGIAVATMPLLRAKELCQVLDKAQVTHALCDARLSDELAVAQQQSPTLRQVQFFHSAEPSGLEARASTKSGQFTNIDTASDDCSLIAFTSGTTGQPKGTMHFHRDVLAICRCWPPHVLKPTADDVFIGSPPLAFTFGLGGLLLFPMTVGASSVLLEKASPDTLLAAIPQYRATVLFTAPTSYRVMATQAAQHDLTSLRKCVSAGETLPAATRQLWKDATGIELIDGIGSTELLHIFISHTEAQARPGATGVPVPGYRACVIDEQGNVLPAGKIGRLAVKGPTGCRYLADDRQQHYVLNGWNLTGDAYSVDDDGFFVYQSRTDDMIISGGYNIAGPEVEAALLAHPAVAECAVIGEATEERGQIVKAVVVLRDGFEAGPAMIKTLQDFVKASIAPYKYPRAVEFRTSLPRTETGKLQRFRLRGPDA